One window of Ziziphus jujuba cultivar Dongzao chromosome 5, ASM3175591v1 genomic DNA carries:
- the LOC107421144 gene encoding uncharacterized protein LOC107421144 isoform X2, with protein MENSWQGKCGSTLQSSTPSLTSSSSQELRNQAATNTGYYFYPHGQQDLRTAVHGRVQDPSLPNNSLISSHRLGNVIPGNSFLSLLSGPPSLLQCDFQEFSNPKPLCSSVKLMSDNSSVLANATGSRIPLTFNGLQSENLSGQNLHGAGFCPTNLHGAGFCPTISSRPMTSSNCSSKSVLPDVKSSELDKAVVHCMVPGNEKVKGSFSLSGEWRSTCHANVQKACGTRVQTFQVKSMEANSNQSASYMSGCPRVFCLSTGGYLLLSNTGLLGIVCSCHCFHMSVLKFCEHSGLFGVNPGDAVCVDGGETIAQWRKVYFQKFGIRVPEDQSDWDWPEGLSTTAGLLRSRATTSNISSNISHLVHSSEGLVRSGQTLDNSGLSKNLHTDQNLVIDALQNKQKRNVQDNSNILLKGLIGTSLSNVRAVVDNQIMECPVSQCLTMSKFVGIGSQDGSQSISGYIDSILKNGNSSISYPASQELKTICKESDLSMINAQRSLFVGRDAALSNIELKLGQPYQSSQQFENSNLTALGPQLLDTLVNPPPKSVFPEQIMHNNDLREKVELGQNLYFATGPSGPSTKREQNQLNLGNCAFEVGNSTDAGRLEKLRGNLVHNSVVSLPTPTHSKIPSESSMRTKANDNMLIGMEHVMPNTQYSGSFSWHNENGLERQLPIPELCLRGLTDKGKGVGSIGDKYYFMKDTASRTHKEMDITGNDPHIPVQCGNSCYSHQLSSLAVEVPDTRKICNYPENVPFHGSGGQVDHVNHRSLAVSMGSGLISPSQVVSTGIPLATSTCLLDQTSALSREEGIGVSGHLLDDNLRLLALRQMLDLSKQQNAYNYLGMKKGEGKYDGLSYAQNSCSEPSVPGEQWQGSGLTSKMDVSEAAVKARLSGMNNCCDLSTMTQGISLHPKEMAVQCQLSNDHLRKEQPSMRSDKDIAGSSEHEKSCCRIPSDCFQRNCNCSVHTNHFERNFESRIGNFPNVLKEQIGMVNSEASVILGSKFAKNHNFANDKMISLEQSGLNGKLHKNIFSHSSQWRDVPSKAKGVFDVMHVDCSSDVIDGKGCNGSQHRDTSSKCLNDTMQAMDSLKENEISNISSGCSAPAVTQVSVEVNNTDSYSADVANSGCVSDLVIDEGSGIDECWSSDDACGSERSAEFLGATCKTSLKEPGSSKNIYHQSSRSLLDELKLINSLTWKKGRNQIQTGIASQNKDNLSKRFERRLKAGKRKRDCPYENSKYTCNAESPSCSSKYNQIISSSSQGKTHRASFSQQSSRRKLSSARKLPRKRDIYKLYNEREENDVSCGELYVAADTNDIYELSGGKKFKMDYTCAVTKARMRDVTDEGIGVMKYNSVGWMKASSLQVNICQMKPRPMVCGKYGELSDGKQDGVVSKSAKIVPLSKVLKSAKRCTLPQNQKPRPTFVKELKKTGHDGTDVYCDEFHYLNNEIESCSYKIKNYDGVNNDASERMNEGCSAGDYKFAEELPMLEKEKHDKSKKDCHKVDTIACQSKIKSKEVRKRSIYELTVNDKNPSSKRFSLLRTSKCFPKMKAGKVLRKDEDKMLGFHGVVDQKSPQVRRCSSLLNSDAFCCVCGSSKKDEFNYLLECSQCSIKVHQACYGVSRVPKGHWYCRPCRTNSKDIACVLCGYGGGAMTRALQSRAIAKTFLRAWNIETECRPKTILSSVKTLQNELSGLHSSVSGNEEGSSFCIQPENIEPLASAACKMEMLYHLDVEQNSPLVSKLKVHNSITVGLLDSTTKQWVHMVCALWTPGTRCPNVDTMSAFDVSGASRPKTDVVCSICCRPGGSCIQCRVINCSIQFHPWCAHQKGLLQSEVEGVDSESVGFYGRCMLHAIHPMCETNCDPAGIETGCSGIEEFTCARTEGYKGRKHDGFCHKYGQSKGKSGCLVPQEQLNAWIHINGQKTCAQGLPKLPASDVEHDCRKEYARYKQVKGWKHLVVYKSGIHALGLYTSRFISRGEMVVEYVGEIVGQRVADKRENEYQSGRKLQYKSACYFFRIDKEHIIDATHKGGIARFVNHSCLPNCVAKVISVRNEKKVVFFAERDIFPGEEVTYDYHFNHEDEGNSWSFLLLRKILKGVELVLSFSLSISNHGSNVHL; from the exons ATGGAAAACTCTTGGCAGGGCAAATGTGGTTCCACATTGCAGTCGTCAACACCGTCTTTGACTTCCTCGTCGTCACAGGAGCTTCGGAATCAG GCGGCGACAAATACAGGGTATTATTTTTACCCACATGGTCAACAAGATTTAAGAACAGCAGTACATGGAAGGGTGCAGGATCCTTCACTTCCTAATAATTCACTTATAAGTTCACACAGATTGGGCAATGTGATTCCTGGAAATTCTTTTCTGTCTCTTCTGTCTGGACCACCGTCTTTGTTACAGTGTGATTTTCAAGAATTCTCAAATCCAAAACCACTTTGTAGCTCTGTTAAACTGATGAGTGATAATAGTAGTGTTCTAGCGAATGCTACTGGAAGCAGGATACCACTGACATTCAATGGGCTACAATCAGAAAATTTAAGTGGGCAAAACTTACATGGAGCAGGATTTTGTCCCACTAACCTACATGGAGCAGGATTTTGTCCCACTATCTCATCCAGGCCAATGACCAGTTCCAACTGTTCTAGCAAATCTGTTTTGCCTGATGTTAAGAGTTCAGAACTGGATAAGGCAGTTGTCCATTGCATGGTCCCTGGTAATGAGAAAGTAAAAGGTTCCTTTTCATTGAGTGGGGAATGGCGTAGTACATGCCATGCAAATGTTCAAAAAGCCTGTGGCACAAGAGTTCAAACTTTCCAAGTGAAGTCAATGGAGGCTAACTCTAACCAGTCAGCCAGTTATATGAGTGGTTGCCCTCGTGTTTTCTGTTTGAGTACAG gtGGATATCTACTCCTCAGCAATACAGGACTTCTTGGTATTGTTTGCTCATGCCATTGTTTTCACATGTCTGTCCTGAAATTTTGTGAG CACTCGGGATTATTTGGTGTTAACCCTGGGGATGCTGTTTGTGTGGATGGTGGTGAAACTATTGCTCAGTGGCGTAAAGTCTACTTCCAGAAGTTTGGG ATTAGGGTTCCAGAAGATCAGAGTGATTGGGACTGGCCTGAAGGATTATCAACAACTGCTGGTTTGCTAAGATCTAGAGCGACTACGTCCAACATTTCCTCTAACATTTCTCATCTGGTTCATTCATCCGAAGGTTTAGTAAGGTCTGGACAGACTTTAGACAATTCTGGGTTATCAAAGAACCTTCATACGGACCAGAATTTGGTTATTGACGCTttgcaaaataaacaaaagaggAATGTCCAGGATAATAGCAATATTCTTCTCAAGGGTTTGATTGGCACTTCGCTGAGCAATGTGCGAGCTGTGGTGGATAACCAGATAATGGAGTGCCCTGTGTCTCAGTGCTTAACAATGTCAAAATTTGTTGGTATTGGATCACAAGATGGCAGTCAGTCCATTTCTGGTTATATTGATTCCATTCTGAAGAATGGAAATTCATCCATTTCCTACCCTGCTTCACAGGAGTTAAAAACAATTTGTAAAGAATCTGATTTGAGCATGATTAATGCACAGAGGAGTCTCTTTGTGGGCAGGGATGCTGCTCTTTCAAATATTGAGTTGAAGCTTGGGCAACCATATCAATCAAGTCAACAATTTGAAAACTCAAATCTAACAGCCTTGGGACCACAACTATTGGATACTCTTGTCAATCCACCACCAAAGTCAGTCTTCCCCGAGCAGATAATGCATAATA ACGATTTGAGGGAAAAGGTGGAACTTGGGCAAAATCTTTACTTTGCAACTGGCCCATCTGGGCCGAGcacaaaaagagaacaaaaccaGTTGAACCTTGGGAACtgtgcatttgaagttggtaaTTCCACTGATGCTGGTAGACTAGAGAAATTAAGAGGCAACCTGGTCCATAATTCTGTGGTTTCACTACCTACACCTACCCATTCCAAAATTCCATCTGAAAGTAGTATGCGAACAAAAGCTAATGATAATATGTTAATTGGCATGGAGCATGTCATGCCCAATACACAGTATTCTGGTAGCTTCTCCTGGCACAATGAAAATGGTTTAGAAAGGCAATTACCCATTCCTGAGTTGTGTTTGCGTGGACTAACTGACAAGGGTAAAGGAGTGGGCTCCATTGGTGATAAATACTACTTTATGAAGGACACAGCATCTAGAACCCACAAGGAAATGGATATCACAGGCAATGATCCTCATATTCCAGTACAATGTGGAAACAGCTGCTATTCACATCAGCTTTCTAGTTTAGCAGTGGAGGTACCTGACACCAGAAAAATATGTAATTACCCTGAAAATGTTCCTTTTCATGGAAGCGGTGGACAAGTTGATCATGTTAATCACAGATCTTTGGCTGTGAGCATGGGGTCTGGGCTAATTTCACCATCTCAAGTAGTCTCAACGGGCATTCCCTTAGCTACTTCTACCTGTTTATTAGATCAGACTTCAGCCTTGTCTAGAGAAGAGGGCATTGGTGTCAGTGGTCATTTACTTGATGATAATTTGAGATTGCTTGCACTTAGGCAAATGTTGGATTTATCTAAGCAACAAAATGCTTATAATTATCTTGGAATGAAGAAAGGGGAAGGAAAATATGATGGCCTTTCTTATGCACAGAATTCTTGTTCTGAACCTTCAGTGCCAGGAGAACAATGGCAAGGATCTGGTCTTACCAGTAAAATGGATGTTTCTGAAGCTGCTGTTAAAGCACGTCTCTCTG GGATGAACAATTGCTGTGATCTTTCAACTATGACCCAAGGAATTTCGCTACATCCAAAAGAAATGGCTGTGCAATGTCAGCTTTCTAATGATCATCTTCGAAAGGAGCAGCCTTCCATGAG AAGTGATAAGGACATTGCTGGATCAAGTGAGCATGAAAAAAGTTGTTGCAGAATACCAAGTGATTGTTTTCAGCGAAACTGCAATTGTTCAGTCCATACAAATCATTTTGAAAGGAATTTTGAGTCAAGAATTGGAAACTTTCCTAATGTCTTAAAGGAGCAAATAGGAATGGTCAATAGTGAAGCCTCTGTAATACTTGGTTCGAAATTCgccaaaaatcataattttgcaAATGATAAAATGATTTCTCTAGAGCAAAGTGGATTGAATGGTAAACTCCACAAAAACATTTTCAGTCATTCTTCTCAGTGGCGAGATGTACCAAGTAAGGCGAAAGGGGTTTTTGATGTGATGCATGTGGACTGTTCGTCGGATGTAATTGATGGGAAAGGATGTAATGGAAGTCAACATAGAGACACCTCTTCTAAATGCTTAAATGATACGATGCAGGCAATGGACTCCTTGAAAGAGAATGAAATTTCGAATATTTCTTCTGGGTGTTCTGCCCCTGCAGTTACTCAGGTCTCAGTTGAGGTTAACAATACGGATTCTTATAGTGCTGATGTCGCTAATAGTGGATGTGTAAGTGATCTTGTAATTGATGAAGGATCAGGCATTGATGAATGCTGGTCATCAGATGATGCATGTGGAAGTGAAAGAAGTGCTGAGTTCCTTGGTGCCACTTGTAAGACTAGCTTGAAAGAACCTGGGTCTTCCAAGAACATATATCATCAATCATCAAGAAGCCTTCTTGATGAGCTTAAGCTTATAAATTCATTAACATGGAAGAAAGGTCGAAATCAAATCCAAACTGGGATTGCTTCTCAGAATAAGGACAATCTTTCCAAGAGATTTGAGAGACGCTTGAAAGCAGGGAAGAGAAAACGAGATTGCCCTTatgaaaattccaaatatacTTGTAATGCTGAGTCACCATCTTGTTCATCCAAATATAACCAGATTATATCCTCATCCAGTCAAGGGAAAACCCATCGAGCCTCTTTTAGTCAACAAAGTTCCAGACGTAAATTGTCTTCAGCAAGGAAACTTCCACGTaaaagagatatatataaactttataaTGAGAGAGAAGAAAACGATGTTAGTTGTGGAGAACTGTATGTTGCTGCTGACACTAATGATATTTATGAGCTATCTGgtggaaagaaattcaaaatggATTACACGTGTGCTGTTACGAAGGCCAGGATGCGAGATGTAACTGATGAAGGTATTGGAGTAATGAAGTACAACTCAGTAGGTTGGATGAAGGCATCTAGTTTGCAGGTGAATATTTGTCAAATGAAGCCAAGGCCAATGGTTTGTGGAAAATATGGTGAGCTATCTGATGGAAAACAGGATGGAGTTGTGTCGAAATCAGCTAAAATTGTACCGCTTAGCAAGGTTCTTAAATCTGCCAAAAGGTGCACACTGCCCCAAAATCAAAAACCTAGACCAACTTTTGTGAAGGAGTTGAAGAAGACAGGCCACGATGGAACTGATGTATACTGTGATGAATTCCATTATTTGAATAATGAGATAGAGAGTTGTagctataaaattaaaaattatgatgGCGTAAATAATGATGCATCAGAAAGAATGAACGAAGGATGCTCTGCTGGAGATTATAAATTTGCTGAAGAGTTGCCCATGTTGGAGAAAGAGAAACATGATAAAAGCAAGAAAGATTGTCATAAAGTAGACACTATTGCCTGTCAATCCAAGATTAAGAGTAAGGAAGTTCGCAAGCGTAGCATTTATGAGCTGACAGTTaatg ATAAGAATCCTAGCTCCAAAAGGTTTTCTCTTTTGAGGACTTCAAAATGCTTTCCGAAAATGAAAGCAGGAAAAGTTTTAAGGAAGGATGAAGATAAGATGCTTGGATTTCATGGAGTAGTTGATCAAAA ATCTCCTCAAGTGCGAAGGTGCTCATCTCTTCTGAATTCCGATGCATTCTGCTGTGTGTGTGGCAGCTCAAAAAAAGATGAATTCAATTACTTACTGGAGTGTAGTCAGTGTTCAATCAAA GTACATCAAGCTTGTTATGGTGTATCCAGAGTACCTAAAGGCCATTGGTATTGCAGACCTTGTCGAACAAATTCAAAAGATATT GCTTGTGTTCTTTGTGGTTATGGAGGTGGTGCGATGACTAGAGCACTGCAGAGTCGTGCAATTGCAAAAACCTTTCTGAGAGCTTGGAATATTGAAACGGAATGCAGGCCTAAGACTATCCTTTCTTCTGTCAAAACTTTGCAAAACGAACTAAGCGGATTGCATTCATCTGTATCTGGAAATGAAGAAGGTTCCTCATTCTGTATTCAACCTGAAAATATTGAACCACTGGCTTCAGCTGCCTGCAAAATGGAAATGCTATACCACCTGGATGTTGAACAGAATTCCCCTCTTGTTTCTAAGTTAAAGGTACATAACAGCATTACAGTTGGATTACTTGATTCAACAACTAAGCAGTGGGTTCATATGGTTTGTGCACTTTGGACTCCCGGAACACGATGCCCGAATGTTGATACTATGAGTGCTTTTGATGTATCAGGAGCTTCACGTCCCAAAACAGATGTG gttTGCTCTATATGTTGCCGTCCTGGTGGTTCATGTATACAGTGCAGAGTTATAAATTGCTCTATACAATTTCATCCCTGGTGTGCTCATCAGAAG GGTCTGTTGCAAAGTGAGGTTGAAGGTGTCGACAGTGAAAGCGTTGGTTTCTATGGAAGGTGCATGCTTCATGCTATACATCCAATGTGTGAAACTAACTGTGACCCAGCTGGTATTGAAACTGGTTGTTCAGGGATAGAAGAGTTTACCTGTGCTAGGACTGag GGTTACAAGGGCCGTAAACATGATGGCTTCTGCCACAAGTATGGTCAATCAAAAGGCAAGAGTGGATGCCTTGTTCCTCAGGAGCAGTTGAATGCATGGATTCATATAAATGGACAGAAGACATGCGCACAGGGACTTCCAAAATTGCCAGCATCAGATGTTGAGCATGATTGTCGg AAAGAATATGCTCGGTATAAGCAAGTCAAGGGTTGGAAACATCTGGTAGTGTACAAGTCTGGCATACATGCTCTTGGTCTTTACACATCTCGGTTCATCTCACGCGGTGAAATG GTTGTTGAGTATGTTGGTGAGATTGTGGGGCAACGTGTAGCCGATAAAAGGGAAAATGAATATCAGTCTGGAAGAAAACTTCAGTACAAGAGTGCCTGTTACTTCTTCAGAATAGATAAAGAACATATTATTGATGCTACTCATAAAGGAGGGATTGCTCGTTTTGTCAATCATTCATGCCTG CCAAATTGTGTGGCCAAGGTGATATCTGTGAGGAACGAAAAGAAG GTTGTCTTTTTCGCGGAGCGAGATATCTTTCCTGGGGAAGAGGTAACATACGACTACCATTTTAACCACGAGGATGAAG GAAATTCCTGGAGCTTCTTGTTGCTGAGAAAAATACTAAAGGGTGTAGAACTAGTATTATCCTTCAGCTTATCCATCAGTAATCATGGAAGCAATGTACACTTGTAG